In Vigna angularis cultivar LongXiaoDou No.4 chromosome 8, ASM1680809v1, whole genome shotgun sequence, the DNA window AACAAAtctcaaagaagaaaaatagcGGCACCAAGAGACCCCTAACTGCTGAAGTTGCTGGTGTAGTTTCCGGTGTCGTTTTCCTCTCCCTTATCACCGTTTTGTTCCTCATCAAACGCAGAAAGAACGTTTCTGTCAGCAAGGGTCCCAATAAAAATTACGGAACTTCTCTGGGCAGTGGCTCATCGTCGCTACCCACCCACCTCTACCGCCACCTCTCAATCGCGGAAATCAAAGCAGCAACCAACAACTTCGATAAACTCTTAGTCGTTGGCGTGGGAGGCTTCAGTAACGTGTGAACGGAGACTCTCGAGAAATTACACCCCAGCGGTGCAGAAGCCGCAAGCAGAGAGCTTTGGAGAGGGAAGGTCGATCGCCGACGAGACTTTTCCCATGCTGTAGGCGCCGTGGAGCGGGTTCTCAGCAGTAACGACAACCTTTGGGTAACCGTTAAAGATTGACTGGATTGACAcgtttcagaaaaaaataaaagtgatgtgGTTTGTGGTTTGTCACATCAAAGAAAACTTAACGccttcaattttaaggactaaaaataagagttttaaaattaagaggatGAAAATGAATAAATCTTTCGAAAAGGAACGAAACTCAAAATCGATTgatagtttaggaactaaaaacatatttattttaaagtatatcaaatcatatatatttttatatagtagtgtagatatttattttaaatgttatatttataattacttttcaTTAATTGTAAGGAAATATTTTACAAGAGAAgacttttattttagaaatcTGAAATCAGGAAAAGtgtttatttctattttctttttgaaaataactctgcatgaataatatttttaaaaataaatttatctaaatttttcTTCGATTTagtaaacatattaaaaaaaatactatctaataaatttttttaaatctttttattataaaatggttcaatttatatttatttaaactatatttttatattataatgaattattataatataaatattgatagttgataaattaattattatttattatttttttatcatgttattatatttttattattttaatagaaatataatttcatattaatcttataaatataattattatttttctagaaAACATTATCTTGGTAATACATGTACCCTCTTGTCTTACTTTTAgatttaacttttttactaaaatattgaaaagtgaTCGGTAAGAAGAATCtggtttttcttaaaaataaaaataattcttataataataataaattttgataacattttttataacattttaaatcaTCATTTatgtgttataaaaataataaaattttaatcatatttatcgATAATcttttaacatcatctgtatattattatatatgtgattgatttaaaattatttcataatcaataataatcgttaaataaataacattaaaatattataaaaaaatattatgaaaaaaaagttcttaaaagtattataatcttcttataaattattacacACTTTTAtaacagaaataaaagaaaaacagtgtGGGGAAGGACAATTGACAGTGAGTAGAATACTGCAGTCACTCGGTCtgcatcatcaaaatctcatcctttctctctctctctcctatTTATTCTCCCTCACACCCCAACACTTATACACAGTGTGCAGCAGCAGCGGCAACCAGAGAGCAGCAACCAGAGAAGATGGCTCTGCAACTATGGGAGACACTGAAGGAAGCCATAATTGTCTACACCGGCCTTTCTCCGGCCACCTTCTTCACCCTCCTCGCCCTCATTCTCGCCATCTACTATGTAATTACGGGCCTCTTCCCCTCCTCCGATCACCGCCACGAAGCCCCCCGCGACTTCGAGCCCCAGATGGAGCCTCTGCGACCTCCCGTTCAGATCGGCGAGGTCACCGAGGAGGAACTCAAGGTCTACGACGGCTCTGACCCGGAGAAGCCCCTCCTCATGGCTATCAAGGGTCAGATCTATGATGTTTCGCAAAGCAGGTACAGGGATGAAAGAtcactttttttgtttatttatttattttatttttgccctttttgttttttgtgattttggatTCTGGGTTATCGTTTGTTTGGTTAATATTGACTGATGACCCCCACCCAGCTTAACAAAAAGATCCCTTTagtaatttttatgttttccgcTCTTACCCTTTTTGTTTCCTGTCTTTTGGGGTTATGggtttttgtttatttggtCAACGGATGCATTTTTGTGTTCTGggttttttgtttctttcttacATGTGCATTTCAGGAATGGGCAAAACTTACATGCAGTTCTACATATGCTTTATAGTTTTGTTTCATTTCTTGTTAAAATTTGTGTTTGTCTTAATAATTGGCGTAATAAACGTCTGAAATTATATgtcaatataaattatatgtcaatatatattatagagGCTTCTAGTGTTGCTTTCTAGTGAcaatttgagtttgtttttgcTCATGTCAACAATTTAAAAGACTTTACCAAGGTATAACTGTACTTCCAATTTGAGAACACCGTCAAACATACCTGAGCAAATTGTATGTAAGTTTTTGTCGGAGAAGCACGAGTATCAagggttttctttctttttgtttggattacttttgtgaaaaattgtCCCCTTTTTTGGTATGCTTTGGGTGCATTTCTTTTGTGCACATTAGTTGAATGGTGTTAGTGTTGACAGTTTGAAGAATTATGTGATCTTTTAGTTTCTATTTCGAACTTGGAGGTCTTGATTCTGTTTTATGGAGAGGAGTGAGTTAGCAACTAAAACTTGCTGTTGTCTACTATAACTTACTGTTATTTATAATGATGCTGTTATCTATATTTGTGGTCATTTTGTATGGTAAATTTTGGTTGCAAACGGGGACGATACGAGTCTGCTCTGTTTTGAAATCACACGTTATGCTTGGTAGTAGTAGGAAGGTGGGAAATGTGAGGGTTGAATATTGGGAATGTGTATGGATTTgaataatattgtattaaaCACGTTGTTGAGCCTTCACTTTTCAACTATTGGTCGACACTTCTGTTAACCTAGCCTAAGGATCTGCATTTTATTAGTAGGAAAAGTGGGTAGATGGAAAAAGTATTGTCGACTGAAAATGACATTTGACCTAAGTTATGACCTTGAGAAAAAGTAACTTTGTCAAATTTTCCATCTTTCTCAACTGAAAGTCAAATATGCACTAAATGTAAAGTGACATTCATTTAAAGTTTTCCTCCTCCCAACACTGCTAGTTGGTGGGTATGTGTATATTGAAGGAAATGGATGAAATTGAGTGAAGAAGAAGTGAATTGAATGATACTTGGTTCCATTCATTGGGTTGTTTAAAATCTGATGGAATGTATTATGTTCCGTTTCATCTAGTATTAATTTTGTTCCAGCAAAAAAATATCCTATCATTATAATGGTAACTTTTTTCTGTTCCATCCCATTTCATTTTACTCACCGTTGAAGTCAACAGTTGCTTTCACTTTGCCAGTTTATTGAGAAAGTTGTCTGTCTTTCTGTCTATGCAGTGTTTATCTTCCAACGACTTTAACTGTAGTTTTCATGCATGTTAACTGGAACTTGCAAAAATATAGTATTCATATGTTCCTTAGTTTTAAGTGGTCTGAAATATTGATCAAGGTGGTTTCTATGTCAAGGGTTATCAATCATATTTTTCACTGTAGTGTTTCTGTCTCTAGAAATAGTGAACGTTTACATATTTAGTTTCATCaggaaattatgatttttgggTTCCTAGGCCTGATAGAAATACTGATTTATCAAATTATGTACTTGATACATCTAACTCGTTCTATaaggtaaaatttcatttttttcagtTTGATTTGTCAAAGTTTCTGATTGAGGACTGGGTGGGTGTGACAGGGAGGGAGAACATATGCGTCTTGTTTgtcaattttcatttaattctgATCACGCTAATTATCATTAAGTTGTTTGCTTTAACTTTTGGCTGCTCCATTTAGTCTGTTCTAATTGCCATAAAAGTTTTCAAGTCTTTAGTGGGAAATTGTGTCCTTAAATAACTTCACTTTGGCAATTTCTTTCATACTTGAAATTCTAACTTTCCTTTTCTACTCATCATCCATCACAGTTGAACCCAGTGAAGTCTTAAACCTTATTTCAcccaaaattcattaaaaaaaatattaaactccACCCAGAATAAAACAGTAGAAATTTTCTTCTGCAAACCGTAATTTTAAATCCAACTTCCTTCAAATTTGATTACATTTCCACAAAATTTTTTAACTTCaacttttataactttttcatatctcaaattaatcatatattaaaactatttaaacaGAAAATAAGATTTGAGGGTTTTAGTATAggtctaagaaaattaaaaagaggaCCAGATttgttaaagataaaataagttTTGGTCATTGAAAAGCTGAAATACCAAGTAACTATCCCAAACCACATGTTTTAGAAATCAAACTGTGTAAGCTATGAAAGTAAATTAAGATTCTTGACCTAtagtcaaataaaaatttagatgtAAATGAACCACAGTTGTTAAACTAAAGGAGGAATATTAGGTTTCAATAGAGTGATGCAACAATCCGGAAAAAAGGTAATCTAGGAAGTAGGTTAATCTGAATTAGAAGATTCAAAACTCGTTTTTCATCCCTTTCCCTTTCCTTTTGTCCTGAACAAATACAGGGAAATTGGGCCAATTTTCTATTTGGATGACGTGTTGGATACTACTGTGTTTTTTGCTTGGATGATTGGTTAGAAAGGGCTTGAATTCCACAAGAACTGCCGTTCAAACTCTGCGAAAAGGAGTCACCTACAAACTTTTTCCTACGTATATCTTTTGTTAGTCAAAACAAAAAATGGTATTATGGTCAAAAAATCCAAAGCATACCTGATTTTATTGGTAGCTATGAagaatattatattgatttttcttttgaaatccACCAGGATGTTTTATGGACCCAATGGACCGTATGCTCTATTTGCTGGGAAGGATGCTAGCAGAGCTTTGGCAAAAATGTCTTTTGAGGAGAAAGATCTAACAGGAGATATCTCTGGGCTTGGCCCTTTTGAGCTTGAGGCCTTGCAAGACTGGGAATACAAGTTTATGGGCAAGTATGTAAAAGTTGGAACTGTTAAACCGAAAGTTCCAGTCACTGAACCGTCAGAATCAACACCCCGTGGTGCTGAATCTTCCAAGCCTACTGAAGATGGTCCATCAGAATCAGCTGATATTAAAAATGACGAACCCCTCCCAAAGGTTGATGCTGATAAAGAGTAATAATAGTGGGATGAAGAAAGAGTAATTGTCTAGCAAAAACTTGTGAAAAAGACTCATCCTTGCCAAATGAATTCAGCAAATATAAGACAAGTTGTTAGTTTAGGCCAGCCCCTCTGTCTAAGTATTCTGTTTGATAAATAAGAAATTCTTGgtatttattttcagttttcctGTGTTTAAGCTTCTTCATGTAATGTATGAGATCAAATCTGATATGGCATGGTACAAGGTAGAATCGTTTATTGTGATTGTACtttgtctctctttttcttggca includes these proteins:
- the LOC108346003 gene encoding membrane steroid-binding protein 2-like, which codes for MALQLWETLKEAIIVYTGLSPATFFTLLALILAIYYVITGLFPSSDHRHEAPRDFEPQMEPLRPPVQIGEVTEEELKVYDGSDPEKPLLMAIKGQIYDVSQSRMFYGPNGPYALFAGKDASRALAKMSFEEKDLTGDISGLGPFELEALQDWEYKFMGKYVKVGTVKPKVPVTEPSESTPRGAESSKPTEDGPSESADIKNDEPLPKVDADKE